One Streptomyces sp. NBC_01217 genomic region harbors:
- a CDS encoding pyridoxal-phosphate-dependent aminotransferase family protein: MSSTVRGGARGPGYASTQAPVRTQHRGTPTRSEESTTVTHPFLDLAPLTAAHFAAIEKRVAGLLATEQDVVITQGEALLPLEGCIRGGARPGSTALNVVTGPYGQTFGNWLRDCGANVVDLAVPFHTAVTAVQVARALAEHPEIDFVSLVHAEAATGNTNPVAEIGEVVRSHGALFMLDAVASVGAEPLLPDVWGVDLCVIGAQKAMGGPAGVSAVSVSGRAWERIAANPQAPRRSYLSLLDWKERWIDGGRRALLHAPAQLEMLALEACVERIEAEGLDALMARHASAAAATRAGAVALGGGLSPYVHEAKDAAPVATTLRAPAGVDASELVARALAADPSLPLIAGGGALSKEMIRVNHYGVDATRGAVRSSLAALGSALADAGRQVDFEAARKAVSEAWPSE; this comes from the coding sequence ATGAGCAGCACTGTACGAGGCGGCGCGCGAGGCCCCGGCTACGCTTCGACGCAAGCACCTGTCCGTACGCAGCACCGCGGCACACCGACCCGATCCGAAGAGAGCACCACCGTGACGCACCCCTTCCTCGACCTCGCCCCGCTGACCGCCGCGCATTTCGCGGCCATCGAGAAGCGGGTGGCCGGCCTCCTCGCCACCGAGCAGGACGTCGTCATCACGCAGGGCGAGGCGCTGCTCCCCCTCGAAGGCTGCATCCGGGGCGGCGCGCGGCCCGGTTCGACCGCGCTGAACGTCGTCACGGGTCCGTACGGGCAGACCTTCGGCAACTGGCTGCGGGACTGCGGCGCCAATGTCGTCGATCTGGCGGTTCCGTTCCACACGGCGGTCACCGCCGTCCAGGTCGCGCGGGCGCTGGCCGAGCACCCGGAGATCGACTTCGTCTCGCTGGTCCACGCCGAGGCGGCGACGGGCAACACCAATCCGGTCGCCGAGATCGGTGAGGTGGTCCGTTCGCACGGGGCGCTGTTCATGCTGGACGCCGTCGCCTCGGTGGGCGCGGAGCCGCTGCTGCCGGACGTGTGGGGCGTCGACCTGTGTGTGATCGGCGCGCAGAAGGCGATGGGCGGCCCGGCCGGGGTGTCGGCGGTGTCGGTGAGCGGGCGGGCCTGGGAGCGGATCGCCGCCAACCCCCAGGCCCCGCGCCGCTCGTACCTCTCCCTCCTGGACTGGAAGGAGCGCTGGATCGACGGCGGCCGCCGGGCACTGCTGCACGCCCCCGCCCAGCTGGAGATGCTGGCGCTGGAAGCCTGCGTGGAGCGGATCGAGGCCGAGGGTCTGGACGCGCTGATGGCCCGGCACGCCTCGGCCGCCGCGGCGACGCGCGCGGGTGCGGTGGCGCTCGGCGGAGGTCTGTCGCCGTATGTGCACGAGGCGAAGGACGCGGCACCGGTCGCGACGACGCTGCGCGCCCCGGCGGGCGTCGACGCCTCCGAGCTGGTCGCGCGGGCGCTGGCGGCCGACCCGTCGCTGCCGCTGATCGCGGGCGGCGGGGCGCTGTCCAAGGAGATGATCCGGGTCAATCACTACGGGGTGGACGCGACGCGCGGCGCGGTGCGGTCCTCGCTCGCGGCGCTGGGGTCGGCGCTGGCCGACGCGGGCCGGCAGGTCGACTTCGAAGCCGCCCGCAAGGCCGTCTCAGAGGCCTGGCCGAGCGAGTAG
- a CDS encoding class I SAM-dependent methyltransferase, with amino-acid sequence MHCGVELTAYLVNESRARMPDLAEDPLAAAWIPDGDRPAVRELWDEFAGTVYPHDDLVVSLRGRYIADTLARSLRKDPDTVLVVCGAGFSSYPWLLPFRTALEVDLPAMAEAKRARTAQLVASGVLPERDVHHHAADLSSPAARDELVALVRTLADGRPVAYVAEGLVFYLPSDAARAVVGLGARFGTCVVTAVSYWPAAAAGSQVLADQRQWFRSRSVPEEAAYLTHHGLTSLLGKEIEDCGPEDLQQRYLDRVVVPESDLIPEYVAVSWNAPAPVEAGAR; translated from the coding sequence ATGCACTGTGGAGTAGAACTGACCGCCTATCTCGTCAACGAGTCGCGTGCGCGGATGCCCGATCTCGCCGAGGACCCCTTGGCGGCCGCATGGATTCCGGACGGCGACCGGCCCGCGGTGCGTGAGCTGTGGGACGAGTTCGCGGGCACCGTCTACCCGCACGACGACCTGGTGGTCTCCCTGCGCGGCAGGTACATCGCGGACACCCTGGCCCGTTCGCTGCGCAAGGATCCGGACACCGTGCTCGTCGTGTGCGGGGCCGGTTTCTCGTCGTACCCGTGGCTCCTGCCCTTCCGGACGGCTCTCGAAGTGGACCTCCCGGCCATGGCCGAGGCCAAGCGGGCCAGGACGGCCCAGCTGGTGGCGTCCGGGGTCCTGCCGGAACGCGATGTGCACCATCATGCGGCCGACCTCAGCAGCCCGGCCGCCCGCGACGAACTCGTCGCCCTGGTACGCACCTTGGCCGATGGGCGCCCCGTGGCCTATGTGGCCGAGGGTCTGGTCTTCTACCTCCCGTCGGATGCGGCGCGCGCGGTCGTCGGCCTCGGGGCCCGGTTCGGTACGTGCGTGGTCACCGCCGTCAGTTACTGGCCCGCCGCGGCCGCGGGGAGCCAGGTCCTCGCCGACCAGCGGCAGTGGTTCCGCAGCCGTTCGGTCCCCGAGGAGGCCGCCTATCTGACCCATCACGGCCTGACGTCACTGCTCGGCAAGGAGATCGAGGACTGCGGTCCGGAGGACCTCCAGCAGCGGTATCTCGACCGCGTGGTCGTGCCCGAGTCCGACCTGATTCCCGAGTACGTCGCCGTCTCGTGGAACGCCCCTGCGCCGGTCGAGGCGGGGGCTCGGTGA